TTCCTCCCACATTTCACCAATGCGGTACATGGCGTCACGAAGGATAAAGTCATATATAAACGCACTATTGTAGCCTTGATCTATAGTATCTTTTACACAAGACCAACCGGAGGCCACATTTTTTTCGAGAAGGAATTGTGATAGTTTCTTGGAGATTTCATTCATTTGACCCCTCCTATTCCAAACATAGTAATTACCAACAGTATACTATATTTTCCGTAAAATCAAATGCTTCTTCCTTGAAATGTCTTTTTCTACCTGTCAGTGGCCCAATTATAGGATTAAAATTACCTTGACACCAGGCTATACAAGACAAGGATTTTCTCTTATGCTTAATAGAGGTAAATATTAGTAGCAAAGGAAGTGTCACAATGACTTATCAAACAAATGTACAAGAAACATTCTCGTTAATCAAAGAACTAGTTTCTATTCCAAGCCCTTCCGGCAATACGGAAAAAGTAATTGGTTTTGTTGAACAGTACTTAAGTGAATGCGGGGTAGAAACAGTACGCAATCGAAAGGGCGGCTTGATTGCTTCCATTAAAGGAACCAATGAGAAAGAGCATCGCATGTTAACAGCCCATGTAGACACATTAGGAGCTATGGTAAAAGAAGTGAAACCCAATGGAAGATTGAGGCTAACTACAATAGGCGGTTTTCGCTGGAATTCTGTTGAAGGGGAATATTGCCAAATAGAAACTTCTTCTGGTAAAGCGTATTCCGGAACCATTCTTATGCATCAGACATCGGTGCATGTTTATAAAAATGCAGGAGATGCTCCTAGAAACGATGAGAATATCGAAGTTCGGATTGATGAAAAAGTCACCAATGCAGACCAAGTAAGAGCGCTTGGAATAGAAGTAGGAGATTTTGTATCATTCGATCCGAGGGTTCAAATCACAGAAAGCGGCTACATAAAATCCAGACATCTGGATGACAAAGCAAGCGTGGCGATCCTACTAAAACTTATCAAATTCATTCAGTCTGAAAAGATTACACTTCCATACACGACACACTTTTTAATATCTAATAATGAAGAAATCGGCTATGGAGGGAACTCCAACATCACCCCAGAAACTGTGGAATACCTTGCCGTGGACATGGGAGCCCTTGGAGACGGGCAATCATCAGATGAATACACAGTATCTATCTGTGTAAAAGATTCCAGCGGTCCATATCATTATGGACTAAGAAAACATCTTGTTGAACTTGCAAAGAAAAACGAAGTGGATTACAAAGTGGATATTTATCCATACTACGGATCAGACGCGTCTGCTGCCATCCGTTCCGGTCATGATATCATCCACGGACTGATTGGGCCAGGGATAGAATCATCGCATGCTTTCGAGCGGACACACGCAAGCTCGATAGAAAATACAGAGAAGTTGATTTACCATTACTTGTTGTCGGGTATGGTGGAGTACTAATTCACAACAAAATAAAACCACCTAAAGTCCTTTATAGGAGCTATAGGTGGTTTTTATTTTTGTTTTTGTCATTTTTTATACTTATAAAAAAATTTTTTTTATTTTTAGGGATGACGATGCTTGTGCCTTTATAAAGATTATAACGTTCAATCGAGCCGCATGGCATTTCTATTACATGAGAGCTATTTTTAACAATTGGAGATACTCTCCAAGGCTTTAATTCTTTTATACTTAAAAGAATTCGCCCATCTCCGTTAACGAAAATGATATCAATAGGAAACCGCATAAAGAACATGTGAACACTGTTACAAGGGGAGAGCATTATGCCTTTATTATGTATGGAACGTTTAAACATTAACCCAATGAAACGCTTTGTAAATGTATCAGCTATATTTATATGAAGCATTTGTGCATCTTTCATATTATCCTCCTAAAGAAACAGTGTCTTTTTGTTCATTATATAGAATTTTATATTCTTTTTAAAAACCGAATTACTTAGGGAAATGGAGTATACAAGCTAAATAGGTAGATTTTCTCAAGAAAATGGTCAAAAATGGCTTTTTTTGAACGTTTTCTTTATTTTCAGTTCGTTATAATATTAACTTAAGTTCTAAATAAAGAACAAACGACTGGAGGAAATGATATATGAAAAACTTGATGATCCGTGTATTTAAAGAAGAAGAAGGACAGGGGTTAACAGAGTACGGTTTGTTGGTTGGGTTGATTGCGTTGGGGGTTGTAGCTGCGGTTGGGTTATTAGGGGATAAAATTGGAGAAGTTTTTACAAATATTACAAAGGAGCTAACAAATACGAAAACACCTTAAACGGCCCTAATTCTTAATACCAGTTACAAAGCTCTGCTTCATCAAAGCAGAGCTATTTTTAAATAACCACTAGGAGGACGCCATATGTTCATCAACGTCGTTCTGTTTATCGTACTAGGAATTTCCGTTGTAACGGACCTTAGAAAAAGAAAGATATTCAACATAATTACGATACCTGCCATCCTATTCGGTTTAATCTACAACACGTATCAAGCAGGTCTTGAGGGGCTGTACTTCAGTTCTATCGGACTTTTGATAGGTTTTTTTCTTTTGTTTATCCCATTTGTGCTTGGAGGAATGGGAGCTGGGGATGTAAAGCTGTTGGCAGCTATTGGGGCAATGATCGGCGGTGAGCTTGTGTTTCAGTCATTCCTTTATACCGCCTTGATTGGGGGAATCTTCGCATTGGCTATTCTTTTCAAAAAAAATAGACTTGTGTTCTTTATTAAGAATATTTGGTTCTCTGTTTTTTATAAACTCCCTATTCTTACCGAACCAGAAAAGAAAGGAAAATATACTATTCCCTACGGAGTTCCGATTGCGCTTGGAGTAGTGAGTCTCTATTGCTTTGGGGGGCTTCTATGAGATCACAAAAAGGTCAATCTTTAGTTGAATTTGCACTTATTGTACCGTTAATATTACTTCTGTTATTTGGGATGTTTGATATTGGGAGAGTTCTATTTTCAGCAGTAGCCTTAGAGCATGCGGCAAGGGAAGGTGCCAGGGTGGCAAGTGTCGGAAAAACGAATACAGATGTGATTGCTTCCATAAACAACGCGACAACAGGTCTTGATTCGAGCAGGGTTTCTGTATCCATTTCAACAGAAGCGAGAACTTCAGGTGAAAACATAGAAATTCACCTCAGTTATCCGGTAAGCATGATAAATCCTTTGTTGAGATCTTTCCAAGGCTCTTTTACAATCTCTTCAAAATCTGTCATGAGGGTGGAGTGAAATGTTAAGAAGTGATAAAGGCAACGCAATGGTAATGATGGCATTTATCCTCTCTTTGCTCGTTGCGCTATCAGGGTTCGTTGTGGACGGGGGAAGGCTGTACCTGCAAAAGGGAGAACTCCAAAAAGCAATTGATGCCGCTGCGTTAGCTGGAGTGCAACAAGTAAAGAACAGTCAGATAAACGCTGTAAATGCAGCGATTGAACTGGCCTCATTAAATGGAATTAGTATAAATTCCAGCAATATCATAGTAGGTTCAGACTCAGTAGAGATACATAATACAGTACCTGTAGAAACGACTTTTGCCAAGGTGTTAGGTTTCAATTCAATAGACGTTGCTGCAACATCGAAGGCAGTTTTAGATACTTCCAGAGGAATAAAAAAGCATTCCAACGTCATACCGGTCGGAATTCCAAAGGATAAATTGGTAAAAGGGCAATCACATACTCTGCATTTTACACCAGCTGGTGGTAATAACGGACCTCAACAAGGGAATTTCGGTTTTCTGGCAATTGGCGGAAGAGGTGCTGCAAATCTTGAGGACAACATAGTTAATGGCATTGAAGTGGAAATTACCCCAGGTAGTTATGTCCTAACTGAGCCTGGTTTGAAATGGGGAAAGGTTCGTAGTGGCTTTCAAGAAAGAATAAGTATGGACGCAACAAAACCTCTTTGTAACCAACTAAATACTTCTAAAAGTGGTTGTGCAAGGGTTGCTATACTACCAATTGTCAATGACCTCGGTTCTGTAAATGGTAGAGGGAAGGTGGAGATTATTGGATTTGCTGCCTTTTGGATTGAAAAAGTGGAACAGATAGGCGGAAATAAATCAGTAACCGGCTACTTCATCGATATTGTCACTTCCGGTGAATTTAGCGAAGAGGTGGAAAACTTCGGTATAAGCACAATCAAACTAGTGAATTAAATGGGAGGAAGAAGCATGACATTAAAAAAAGTTTGGCTGTTGTCTATTATGTTCGGGATAGTCAGTACAATCTGTTTCTATCTTTTTTATATTCCAGGAGGGACCAACCAGAAATCAATGCAGGCTGACACCGTTGTTTTAGCAGCAGAAGAGGAAGCGGAAGAGGAGATAGTGCCTGAATTTGAGATCGAAAAAGGGAAAAGAGCCATGTCTATTGCTGTAAATGATGTGCAAGGGGTATCAGGACATGTAGAGCCGGGATCGATGGTGGATATCTTTGTTAATATTGAAACCACAAAAGAAGACAATAAAGAAGTGGTCCCATCCCAAGTGGGAACATTTGTGTTGCAAAATGTGAAAGTACTGGCTGTGGGCCATTTCATGGATGAACCGGAAACAGGGGCAAGATATCAGATGATTACGGTTGAAGCCACGCCAGAACAGGGTGCAAGTCTAGGCTTTGCTTCCCAGCATTCCATCTATCTCATGTTAAGGCCAGAGGGTGATGACTCAACCCTAAACGCAAATATATTAATGGATGAAAAGCAGCTTATTATGAAAGGAGGACAATGATAGATGATAAAATGGTACGGTTTTTTAAATGAGAATGAAGAGAAAATCAGTGAAATGATTCAATGGTTAAGTACCCATGAAAATTACAAGGGGCTAACAACTATTGATGAGCTATTAAATGAATTGGACGCTCCTGAAAAGCGAATTATTTTTATCGATAAATCTATTTCTCCCAATTTCTATTCCTTGACCATGCAATTAAAGATGCTGGACCCGAATAACTTTGTCATACTAATCGGGAAGGATTTAAAAGAGGCTGACATCCGTCTTGCGATGAGGGCAGGGATGATGGATTGCATTAATTTGCAGGATGAAATTGAACTGATTAAAAATGGACTGCTTGAGTCAAAGAGGCATATTGATTTTCTAAAAAAGCAGGAAACACAAGCCCCAAGTTTCGCACAGAAAGAAGGAAGAGTCATTACAGCTACAAGTACAAAGGGTGGGGTGGGTAAAACTACATTTGCGGTAAATTTGGCATATTCCTTACAAAGAAAGGAACAATCTATCGTTTTAGTAGATCTGCACCTCCAGTTTGGAGATGTTGCGATGTTCTGTGATGTCAAGCCGAAGAAAACGATCTACGAATGGGTAAAAGAAGATTTTGACCGGAAAAACCGGAATGTCCAAGGTTATTTGACAAAGACATATCTTGAGAATGTTTCTATTCTTGCAGCGCCACTCCGACCTGAATTTTCCGAAATTATAAAGCCTGAGCATATTAGGGAATTATTTTTCGAATTAAAGAAATGGTATGACGTTATCATTGTAGATACCCACTCTCATGTGGATGAGCTGTTACTTGAAACATTGGAACTATCTGACGAAATATACGTCCTGACAAATGGAAACCTTCCAGCTGTAAGAAATACAAAGCTATTCATGGATACCCTTCAATCATTGCAACTTAAGGCGATGCCTCAGCTGGTGGTGAATGCGGTGAAGAAAGATGACCCATTGAAGGTGGAAAATATGAAGAAAATTCTTGGAGTAAATGTGTTAACGGTTCTTCCTTCTGAAGAAAAGCTGGTCAAAAAATCTGTAGCTACAGGTATTCCATTTGTGGCAGATTCTCCAAAGAAAGGTTTATCAAAGAGATTCACCAAATTGGCAGACGCTTGTCTGGAGAGGCACGCATCTTTAATCGGTGAAGCTTTAGTTGGAGTTGGAGGTAGAAAATAATGTCTTTATTGCGAAGGCTTGGTGTCGAGACTGATGTTGTAGAGGGTTCTAAGGGGGGGAGAGAATCCATCAAAACGTCCATCTCTCCGAAAACGGTCTATCTCCCACAGTTCAAAGAGATTGAAATGCACCTTCATAACTATCTTGTGGATAAACTGAAACAGCAGACTCTAGACGATAGGGAAATGGAAGGAAAAGTAGCAGAATTAAGTGATGATTTTTTTGTCAATCGGGATGACATTCTAAATTATGAGGAAAAGCAAGCGGCCATTCAAAATGTCATTTATGAATTAACAGGGTATGGGCCCATCACCCCCCTCTTGAAAGATCCTGCAGTAACGGAGGTAATGGTAAATGGTCCAACGAAGATTTACGTGGAGAAACAGGGGAAAATAATTAAGACTCCTTTCACATTCAGGGATAATTCCCATGTCTTAAAAGTGATGGAACGAATCGTAGCACCAATTGGAAGACGAATAGATGAGAGTGTCCCGATGGTGGATGCACGTTTACCGGATGGTTCGCGTGTTCATGCTATTATACCGCCGCTGGCTATGAATGGGCCGACACTCACCATTCGTAAATTCCCTGATAATCCTTTGAAAATTCATGATCTTCTCCGAAATGAAGGACTTTCTTATGAGATGGCTGATTTTCTGAAATCTTGCGTAGAAGCAAAGTTGAACATGATGATAAGCGGCGGGACCGGCTCTGGTAAGACAACTTGTCTAAATGTATTATCCTCTTTTATAGCAGAAGATGAGCGAATTGTGACAATTGAAGATTCCGCTGAACTCAGGCTTTCACAAGAGCACGTTGTCACTCTTGAAGCAAGACTTGCAAATGTGGAAGGGAAGGGAGAGGTGACCATCCGGGACCTGGTGAAAAACGCCTTGCGTATGAGACCAGATAGAATCATAGTAGGAGAGGTAAGAAGTGCTGAGGCCCTGGATATGCTGCAGGCAATGAATACAGGGCATGATGGGAGTCTTGGCACTGGTCATGCAAACTCCCCCCGAGACCTTATTTTACGCCTTGAAGTCATGGTTATGATGGCTGGTTTCGATCTTCCTGTACGAGCAATTAGAGAACAAATTGCCGGAGCGCTGGATTTGATTGTCCACCAGGTCCGTTTGAAGGATGGTAGCCGAAAAATAACACACATCACCGAGGTCTTAGGGGTAATGAATGAGACTATTGTGTTACAAGATCTTTTCAAATTTGAAGAACTCGGTAAAAGTGATGACGGGAAAGTAAAAGGACGTTTCTCATCAACTGGAATTCGTCCTAGCTTCTTTGACAAATTTGAGTCACAAGGCATAAAAATTCAGCCATCCTGGTTCAGTGAGGAGTGATAGAGCTTGAATATCCTGATGACATTAATTGGTTCCATACTGTTCTTTATGCTTTTCTTTCTCCTAGTGATGAGTATTTCTGCTAGACAGACAAAGGAAATGAAAAGGCTAAATAACTATTTGATTCTTTCCAATTCTTTAACATTAACTGAAGGGAAGGGAAAGAAGCCAAAATCCCCAAAACAAAGTAAAGCCATCCAAGGCATGGGGAAAGTACTTGAAGTAAATTTTCAATTTAAGAACCTGAGGCAGCAATTAATCTTTGCCGGGTATGAAATCGGACCAGGTGAGTATCTAGTAAGAACTTTTCTATTAGCTGCTATTTTAAGTGGAATAGTATATTTGATTACGTCCTCTCTATTGTTAAGTATTTTTTCATTAATCACAGGGCTTGTTATCGGGTCCTTTCTATTGAAACGGGCAATTAAAGTACGAAACCAATTAGCAACCCAGCAGCTTATTCAGGCACTTGGGATCATGGCGAATAGTTTACGTGCAGGCTATAGTTTTTTACAAGTAATCAAGCTGATTTCAGAGGAATCCCCAGAGCCATTAGGCAAGGAGTTTGGAAAGGTTATTCAGAATGTTAATCTCGGCCTGTCCTTAGAAGAATCATTTGAACAGCTAAAGTCCAGTTTTAGTAATCCCGATCTGGATATGGTACTAACCTCCATTCTTATTCAAAGGGAAAGCGGAGGTGACCTTGCACGCCTTTTAGAAAGCATTCAGGAGACGATGATAGGAAGGTTAAGAGTAAAAGACGAGGTAAGAACCCTTACCGCACAAGGAAGGTTATCTATGTGGGTAATCATGTGTGTACCCGTGGGGATCGCTTTCTACCTTCAAGTGGTGAATCCGGACTATTTTCATTTAATGTTTCAGCACATTCTTGGGTGGATAATGATCCTTATGGCAATATCAGGAGTGTTGCTCGGGTGGTTTATTATTAACAAAATTGTAAGCATTGAGGTGTAGAAGGTGGGACATATACTTTTTGTGACATTATCCTTTACAACCATGACGTTGATTTGTTTAGCTATCTCCATGACAGTTTTTCGCTCATCTCTTGCACTAGAACGTCGAATTGAAACTTTTTTTCCAAGTTCTACATCATTGGAGGGTGGCAAGGTAAAGAAGGAAGCAGATATAAGTGAGCAAACTAAAGAAAAAGCAAGGATAATGATTAAAAAGTTGATGAAGGAGTCTTCAAAAATCAATCTTGAGAAAAGACTTGAAGAAGCTGGAAGGCCAAATGGGTGGACCTCTGTTGATTTTAGATTATTCCAGTTAACACTGACTTTTATTTTATTTTTCGGTGCACTAGTCCTTTTTTCTCCTGGTGCGGATTCTATAATGTCTCTTTTTTTCTTGGTTGGTGTCATTAGCTTATTCGGTCTTTACATTCCGAATTTTATGCTCAGTGTAAAGATTAAAAAGCGTTTAAAGCAAATGGAAAAAATGATGCCAGACTTTTTTGATTTGCTCAATCTTTCGATGGAAGCAGGTATGGGCTTAGATGCCTCCTTTCAAAAAGTGGCCAAAACCCTGAAAGGACCCCTGTCTGATGAATTTATGAAGATGCTTGATGATATGAAATTAGGGAAATCCCGGAAGGAAGCTTATATGCTATTAAGGGAAAGGGTAAAAATTGTTTCCTTTCAACAAGCAATAACCTCCCTCATTCAGGCAGATCAACTAGGGATGGGACTCTCCAAAACAGTAAGTTTGCTTACGACAAGGATCCGTGAACAAAGGGTTTTCACAGCGAGGGAACATGCGATGAAAGCGCCGGTCAAAATGGTATTTCCGCTAATGTTTCTGGTGTTTCCAGCCATTTTTATTGTATTACTCGGGCCGATGGTCATTTACATTATACAAAGTGGATTATAAAAAGAGCACCCCTTGAAAAGGTGCTCTTTCTTCACGTGAAATACTCAATCCTAGCCTGTGGAAAGTAAGAATGTATGTACTCAGACAAAGTTTCTTTTATCTCGGTCGCTTCATCCTTCGTATATACATACTTCCCAATTCCATAACGCCCCCATTTATACTGGCGCTTAGCTTCGTCTAGCTCAAGCTTTGTCATCGGATAGTTTTGTTGGATGACCCTTTTGGCTGGTTTAGTGAATCGGTGTTGTATTAATTCAAAGGTAAGATCCTCGGTCGCATGTGCAGGAAGCTTATCATAAAGCTTTTGGAATAATGTTTTATATCCCTCTTCCCAGCCTTCATGCAAATAGATTGGTGCAACGATAAAGCCGAGTGGATAGTTTGCCCCTGCGACTTTGGCGGCAGCTTCTATTCTCAAATCCAAAGAAGATGTTCCGGGCTCAAAGTTCTTTATTACATAATCTGCATTCACACTGAAACGAAACCTTGTTTTCCCGCGATGATCTGCATCAAGCAAATGATCAACATGATGGAACTTCGTCACGAATCGAAGCATTCCATGTTCAGATTTACCAAAGTATTCAATAGCTTTTTTCAAAGAGTGAGTCAAATGATCAATGCCTACTATATCGGAAGTACATGACGCTTCAAACCTAGTGATTTCAGGTGCTCGTTCTTGCATATATTTATCAGCAGCATCAAAGATTTCATCCAAGTTCACATAAGTCCTTATATAAGGTTTGCTTCCCATCGTTGTCTGCAAATAGCAGTAATGACAATGGCCCATACAGCCTGTTGCAAAAGGTATAGCATATTCAGCGGAAGGTTTGGAAGAGTCAAACTTCAATGTTTTTCTTACTCCGACAACTAATGTGGATTTAGCTGTCCTGTATTTTTGAAAATCATTATCTCCAGGTAGGTTTCTTATTTGGTTGTGGGAAGTCGTCTCTCGAATTTCAAGACCCATCGATTCAAATTTGTTTTTTAACTCCACTCCTAGCGGATAATCAAGCGCTCTAGGTTCAATATATACAAGTTGTGGAACAAACGGCTTCATGTATTCCCCCCCTTTTTATTCGAATGTTGGACCAAAATAATCATTATATAATGCTTCTGCTTCTTCTAATGAAGTGAAAAAGACAAACTCGTCTGATAAGGGATAATACGTATCATAGAGAAAGATAGATAGCTGCCCCTCCTCGAATGGGTTTTCCATAATGCTTGCCTGCTGGATCGAGGCTACGTTCTGTGTGTGCGGATTACGGTAAAAAAGGTATACGACATCACCTTCTTGTAAAGAAGAAGAATGAACTTGTTGGTACGGGTCCATGTTAATCACCTGCTTGTAGTTGTTTCGTTATTTGTAGATTATAGTCCATATAACTCTAACTTTAGTGTTGAATGAATCAGGGAAAATATCCTTGAGAAATAATGTAAAACAATTTGTTTGAATATTGAAACTTTATGAAGGTTTTATTCGTCTAATCTATTAGGGATAATGGAGGTGGTGTTGCAATGAACCATGTGGATTTACGACCAAAAAAAAGATCGAAACTTCGCATTTGGCTGGGAACTCAATTTTACATAGCAAAGAGATGGATAGAGTGGAAAACAGGAAATAAAAGCTATGCATTAGAAACGACAGAGGAAGAATTGCCCTATCAAGTTTTTTTACATAGAACGCCTACCCTTAGAAAGTTAAAGAACGTGGACATGTGGTATCAGCATAATAAAGTTATTAATTTAAAGATTGCTGTTCAGAAACTGAATGGGATTGTGATTCGACCAGGTGAAACTTTTTCCTATTGGAAGCTGATTGGAAAACCGACGAAGAGCAAAGGATATGTAGATGGAATGGTTCTTTTCTATGGTACGTTTAAGCCAGGTTTAGGAGGAGGGTTGTGTCAATTGTCAAACCTTATATATTGGATGACATTACACACACCGCTGACTGTGACAGAGCGATACCGCCACAGTTTTGATGTCTTTCCCGATTCTAGGAGAACGCAACCTTTTGGTAGTGGTGCAACCTGCTCCTATAATTATCTGGACTTACAGGTGAGAAATGATACAGATCAAGCTTTTCAATTAAAAGTGAGAGTGGAAGGAGACCTCTTAGTTGGTGAATGGAAGTCGGCCAATCTTCCAATTGTTAAATACAAGGTATATGAAAAAGACCATAACATCACTTCCGCTTATTGGGGAGGATATTTGCGCCATAACATCATACACCGCAAAGTAATGAATCTTCAGGGAAAAGAGATCGATGACCAATATGTAACAGAAAATCATGCTATTATGATGTATGAGCCTCTTTTGGAGACAACAGAACAAAGCGGCTAATTACGTACATAAGGGTGTGGTGAAATTGATCTCTATTCCAAAAGAAATGAAAGATCAAATGATAGGCAGGATCCAGGCATATTTCGAAGAAGAACGAGACGAAGAAATTGGCGAACTTGGAGCGGACCTGCTGTTGGACATATTTATGAAAGAACTTGGACCGTACTACTATAATCAGGGTATTGCCGATGCAAAGGCTTTGGTAGAAGAACGATGGGGATCCGTTGAAGAGGATATTGAAGCCTTAAAACGTTCTACTGGGGGCGGAAGGTACAGGTAGAGGTAGAGGTTTGGCGAGTTTTCACAAAATTAGATGGTGTGGTTTTACTGAAACAACTTCTTTGGCTGATGGGCCGGAGAGGTTGTTTTTATTTTTGGATTTCTAAGAATGGAGGCGAATATGATTTATCGACATTTTACAATTAAAGGGAATCGCCCGTTTTTTTCTATTTTCGCCCGTAAATCTGAAAAATCGCCCGTAAACTCAAATTTTCGCCCGAAAGTGGTCCGAAATCGCCCGTAAATCTCAAAAGTCGCCCGTAATTTCTCAAAATCGCCCGATACCGTATTTGCTGCATTTTCATTTCTAGCCGTCACCAAGCTTCCCCTCAACCGGTTAGCGTGACTTCGACATTGGTTTCAAAAATCCTTCAGGGGTCTGACCCCCTGAAGGACTTTTTTTCTCCATCCTTCAGAGAGTTCTCAAGTTTTGCTTTGGTGGTTTAGTGGAATGAAATGAGTATAGGTGGTGATGGTGTTGAAGGCGAATGTGTTGGTGATTGGGGGCGGTGTTGGCGGTTTGACGGTTGCGCTGAAGCTTGCGAAGTGTGGTGTTGGTGTAACAGTGGTGGAACAGGTGAAAGGAAGCCCGCACATGTACAAGGGAGAATTAGTGCAGCCGAAGACGCTACAAATTTTCGAGAAAAATGGCATTCTTCCAAAGGTGCTGCAACACGGACATAAAATTAACCATATTGAGTTGATTGAAAAGAAAAAGCTCGATAAAAAAAACAAACAACCAATCCAATCGATGAGTTATAACATACTTCCAAATCCTTATAACTTTGCATTGATGATCCCCCATGAAATCTTAAAAACGATACTACTCGAGGAAGCACAGAAATATCCTTCCTTTAAATATTTACAGCCTGGCCGTTTTATGGGCTTTGAAGGTAACAAGGCTAAGGTGAGAATGGAAAAGGAAGAGGTATTACTAGAAGCAGATTATTACGTTAGTGCAGAAGGGCGAAAATCGAAGGTACGTGAAATGATGGAGGTGCCGAAAAAGGAAAAGAATTATGACCATCATTTTTTGACTGTAACGTTTCCAAGGCCTGAAAGCATGACAGAAGGAAAGATCATCTCTACAGATGATACATTTTTAGGACTTTTCCCTTTGCCGGATAATCTGGTGCGCAGCGTCTATTTAATTCCAAAGGGATCTTATAAACAGATGATAGAAGAAGGGCTAGAATCTTTTTACCAAAAATACTTAGAACTATGCCCGGAACTGGATGGTTTTGTGCAAAGAATAGACTCTTGGAAAAAAATTCAGCTTATGATTCCGGTGCATTATCATGTTTCAAACTATGTGAAAGGCAACATTGCTTTGCTAGGGGATGCTGCACATAGCGTACATCCGATGGCAGGTGAGGGAATGAATTTGGCGATTCAGGACGGAGACGTGCTTGGAGAGCTGCTCTGTTGGATGTACGACAAAGATAAACATTCTCCGGATTATCTATCCTATTATGAAGCTGTAAGAAAACCAAGGGTCCGTCATGTATTGAAATTGAGTCACTTATCCGCTTTGGCTTATTCCCGTCCGCTCAAATCTTTTGTGACATGGAGAAGCAAAGTGATGGATCAGCTGACCAACGATCCCGTTCTTCATATTAAACATATGCTGAACATTTCTGGTTTGGGTATATGGAAGGAATCCATAGTGGACAGGGTCATTCAGTCTGGAGTAGTTCCTAAGAGGAAAGACCACGATGAGCGCAAGATTGACCGCCGCCATCTTTTTACGGAAGAAGAAGATTACCCATGGAAAAATAAGGAGGAAGCATAGGTATGATAAGTGAATATGTGAGACTTTTTAAAGCGAGAGGGTATATGAAGCGAAACTTGCCCTTCCTATATAGTTGGCATGCCTATGTTGGGTATGAATTAGATTTATATGAAGCATTCAAAAAGCCGAAGACCATTATGGAGGTGGCGGAAGAACATGAACTAAAGGAAGACCTATTGAAAAG
This window of the Sutcliffiella horikoshii genome carries:
- a CDS encoding pilus assembly protein TadG-related protein → MLRSDKGNAMVMMAFILSLLVALSGFVVDGGRLYLQKGELQKAIDAAALAGVQQVKNSQINAVNAAIELASLNGISINSSNIIVGSDSVEIHNTVPVETTFAKVLGFNSIDVAATSKAVLDTSRGIKKHSNVIPVGIPKDKLVKGQSHTLHFTPAGGNNGPQQGNFGFLAIGGRGAANLEDNIVNGIEVEITPGSYVLTEPGLKWGKVRSGFQERISMDATKPLCNQLNTSKSGCARVAILPIVNDLGSVNGRGKVEIIGFAAFWIEKVEQIGGNKSVTGYFIDIVTSGEFSEEVENFGISTIKLVN
- a CDS encoding Flp family type IVb pilin, whose protein sequence is MKNLMIRVFKEEEGQGLTEYGLLVGLIALGVVAAVGLLGDKIGEVFTNITKELTNTKTP
- the cpaB gene encoding Flp pilus assembly protein CpaB — protein: MTLKKVWLLSIMFGIVSTICFYLFYIPGGTNQKSMQADTVVLAAEEEAEEEIVPEFEIEKGKRAMSIAVNDVQGVSGHVEPGSMVDIFVNIETTKEDNKEVVPSQVGTFVLQNVKVLAVGHFMDEPETGARYQMITVEATPEQGASLGFASQHSIYLMLRPEGDDSTLNANILMDEKQLIMKGGQ
- a CDS encoding DUF192 domain-containing protein, coding for MKDAQMLHINIADTFTKRFIGLMFKRSIHNKGIMLSPCNSVHMFFMRFPIDIIFVNGDGRILLSIKELKPWRVSPIVKNSSHVIEMPCGSIERYNLYKGTSIVIPKNKKNFFISIKNDKNKNKNHL
- a CDS encoding M42 family metallopeptidase — protein: MTYQTNVQETFSLIKELVSIPSPSGNTEKVIGFVEQYLSECGVETVRNRKGGLIASIKGTNEKEHRMLTAHVDTLGAMVKEVKPNGRLRLTTIGGFRWNSVEGEYCQIETSSGKAYSGTILMHQTSVHVYKNAGDAPRNDENIEVRIDEKVTNADQVRALGIEVGDFVSFDPRVQITESGYIKSRHLDDKASVAILLKLIKFIQSEKITLPYTTHFLISNNEEIGYGGNSNITPETVEYLAVDMGALGDGQSSDEYTVSICVKDSSGPYHYGLRKHLVELAKKNEVDYKVDIYPYYGSDASAAIRSGHDIIHGLIGPGIESSHAFERTHASSIENTEKLIYHYLLSGMVEY
- a CDS encoding AAA family ATPase, with amino-acid sequence MIKWYGFLNENEEKISEMIQWLSTHENYKGLTTIDELLNELDAPEKRIIFIDKSISPNFYSLTMQLKMLDPNNFVILIGKDLKEADIRLAMRAGMMDCINLQDEIELIKNGLLESKRHIDFLKKQETQAPSFAQKEGRVITATSTKGGVGKTTFAVNLAYSLQRKEQSIVLVDLHLQFGDVAMFCDVKPKKTIYEWVKEDFDRKNRNVQGYLTKTYLENVSILAAPLRPEFSEIIKPEHIRELFFELKKWYDVIIVDTHSHVDELLLETLELSDEIYVLTNGNLPAVRNTKLFMDTLQSLQLKAMPQLVVNAVKKDDPLKVENMKKILGVNVLTVLPSEEKLVKKSVATGIPFVADSPKKGLSKRFTKLADACLERHASLIGEALVGVGGRK
- a CDS encoding TadE/TadG family type IV pilus assembly protein, producing the protein MRSQKGQSLVEFALIVPLILLLLFGMFDIGRVLFSAVALEHAAREGARVASVGKTNTDVIASINNATTGLDSSRVSVSISTEARTSGENIEIHLSYPVSMINPLLRSFQGSFTISSKSVMRVE
- a CDS encoding A24 family peptidase, which encodes MFINVVLFIVLGISVVTDLRKRKIFNIITIPAILFGLIYNTYQAGLEGLYFSSIGLLIGFFLLFIPFVLGGMGAGDVKLLAAIGAMIGGELVFQSFLYTALIGGIFALAILFKKNRLVFFIKNIWFSVFYKLPILTEPEKKGKYTIPYGVPIALGVVSLYCFGGLL